In Rhodospirillum rubrum ATCC 11170, a genomic segment contains:
- a CDS encoding ABC-three component system middle component 5, with the protein MTQLTYNEAFDPYHAAFRFLRLRLACDISGRLPFDTLRILDFYLIFPFRLQAMKFFSDDVGWRKVSKSYESQAPYGTMPDDSALFARMEPFQRAAVTSLVRSGHVASSAWQFNEIQFTAEMLPERVIARCSELNNGMKDIVEILCQIKARYPLGGRDGLKDRTGLLEYRYDSI; encoded by the coding sequence ATGACGCAGCTTACCTATAACGAGGCATTTGATCCTTATCATGCCGCCTTCCGATTCCTGAGGTTGCGCCTAGCGTGTGATATCAGCGGAAGGTTGCCGTTTGACACTTTGCGCATACTGGATTTTTACCTCATTTTCCCATTTCGACTCCAAGCAATGAAGTTTTTCTCGGACGATGTGGGCTGGAGAAAGGTAAGCAAATCTTACGAAAGCCAAGCGCCGTACGGCACAATGCCAGATGATAGCGCCCTCTTTGCTCGAATGGAGCCTTTTCAGAGAGCCGCAGTAACTAGCCTCGTGCGCAGCGGGCACGTTGCTTCGTCTGCCTGGCAGTTCAATGAAATTCAGTTCACGGCGGAAATGCTTCCGGAGAGGGTGATTGCGCGCTGTTCCGAACTCAACAACGGTATGAAGGATATTGTAGAAATCCTGTGTCAGATTAAGGCCCGTTACCCCCTCGGGGGGCGCGATGGACTGAAGGATCGAACAGGGCTCTTGGAGTATCGATATGATTCGATATAA
- a CDS encoding DCL family protein: MAKAQPIEIAGHEFARKADALAFMKVMLNRYRPGDIVSTVDGAFLVEALKRHPDATSKIGPGVRNFEVRSADYGTQCFWILRTDGSEERFSYKKCV, translated from the coding sequence ATGGCGAAAGCGCAACCCATTGAGATTGCTGGTCACGAATTCGCTCGCAAGGCGGATGCGTTAGCTTTCATGAAGGTCATGCTCAATCGCTATCGCCCGGGTGACATAGTGAGTACCGTTGATGGGGCATTTCTCGTGGAAGCATTGAAACGTCATCCCGATGCCACTTCGAAAATTGGGCCGGGTGTACGTAACTTTGAAGTGCGGTCGGCCGACTATGGGACACAGTGCTTCTGGATATTGCGGACCGATGGCTCGGAAGAACGGTTCTCCTACAAAAAGTGTGTTTAA
- a CDS encoding TrbC/VirB2 family protein → MTRFALRTRRHLATVGSITVMTLALAPAAYASGSSMPWETPLEQILDSVQGPVAKIISVIIITVTGLTLAFGETSGGFRRLIQIVFGLSIAFAASSFFLSFFSFSGGALV, encoded by the coding sequence ATGACCCGATTTGCTCTTCGCACGCGCCGTCATCTGGCGACAGTCGGCTCTATCACCGTCATGACCCTGGCCCTGGCTCCAGCCGCTTATGCCTCCGGCTCGTCGATGCCCTGGGAGACGCCGCTGGAGCAGATCCTCGACTCCGTCCAAGGGCCGGTGGCCAAGATCATCTCGGTGATCATCATCACCGTGACCGGCCTGACGCTGGCGTTCGGTGAGACCTCGGGCGGATTCCGCCGGCTGATACAGATCGTCTTCGGCCTGTCGATCGCCTTCGCCGCCAGCTCGTTTTTCCTGTCGTTCTTCTCGTTTTCCGGCGGAGCGCTGGTGTGA
- a CDS encoding VirB3 family type IV secretion system protein: MAGTDPIDGFSVPVHRALTEPILLGGAPRTLAIANATLAAAIALGLRLWIPGLVLWLLGHGAAVWAAKHDAQFVEVIRRHLRYPAYLRA, encoded by the coding sequence ATGGCGGGCACCGACCCCATCGACGGCTTCAGCGTTCCGGTCCACCGGGCGCTGACCGAGCCGATCTTGTTGGGCGGGGCGCCACGCACCCTGGCCATCGCCAACGCCACCCTGGCCGCCGCCATCGCGCTGGGTCTGCGGCTATGGATTCCCGGATTGGTTCTTTGGCTGCTCGGCCATGGCGCCGCCGTCTGGGCCGCCAAGCACGACGCCCAGTTCGTCGAGGTGATCCGCAGGCATCTCCGTTACCCCGCCTATTTGCGAGCGTAA
- a CDS encoding asparagine synthetase B family protein, producing MTAIAGLWQDDGVVHTAERVPRMGAALAAYGPARAGISDIAAAGLALTCRQSHITDTDMIDRQPLWDGDRRICVVADARIDNAAELALGFGWAVGEGERCSDAALILAAYRRWGPDCVGRLTGDFAFALWDDQEQRLLLARDHYGGRPLFFAHRPGLFAFASMPKGLFALGEFSNALDATELGAYVALLPQEGTRTLYRDLSRVPPGHYLLVQGERRRLVQYWPGQFREPARSGDYREHVEEFGRLYTQAVRACLRVRPGGGIGSHLSAGFDSASVTALAARELSAQAKGLTAFTGAPRDGFTGPYPSARVIDESGVAGEVARRFSNIEHRIIHAGPDGPLRDLERTLPYLETPFLNICNLGWARVIEETAARSGIKVLLIGAMGNLTASFEGQIHLARLFRQGRWWQLAILARGLTREGAGWRTVASAALGPYLPDWVRRLRHRNSPGVFAHTALSPAFAASMDMDGLAAARGSFPPRFSDSRTARLFMIRLADPGVYHHASLAEHGIDIRDPTADRRLLDFCLTIPEGFFIRDGRRASLFRDAMAGLLPDTMLNRRIRGVQAADWYEKMVASRDAMAAELERLRSSPMASRVLDLDRLCRLVADLPDPATPPEQIPAERFTSPDGAMAYRLALLRGLSMGRFIRMVEGGNG from the coding sequence ATGACGGCCATTGCCGGCCTCTGGCAGGATGATGGTGTTGTTCATACAGCCGAGCGTGTCCCGCGTATGGGGGCGGCTCTTGCCGCCTACGGCCCGGCCCGGGCTGGAATCAGTGACATCGCCGCAGCCGGTCTGGCCCTGACCTGTCGGCAATCCCACATCACCGATACGGATATGATCGACCGCCAGCCCCTGTGGGATGGGGATCGGCGTATCTGTGTGGTGGCGGATGCCCGCATCGACAATGCCGCTGAACTGGCGCTTGGCTTCGGTTGGGCAGTCGGGGAGGGGGAACGCTGTTCCGATGCGGCCCTGATCCTGGCCGCCTACCGCCGCTGGGGGCCGGACTGTGTGGGTCGGCTGACCGGCGATTTCGCCTTTGCCCTGTGGGATGACCAGGAACAGCGTCTGCTGCTGGCCCGGGATCATTATGGTGGCCGGCCTCTGTTCTTCGCCCACCGGCCCGGCCTGTTCGCCTTTGCGTCCATGCCGAAGGGGCTGTTCGCCCTGGGTGAATTTTCCAATGCCCTGGATGCAACCGAACTGGGGGCCTATGTGGCCCTGCTCCCGCAGGAAGGAACACGGACCCTTTACCGTGACCTGTCACGGGTGCCGCCGGGCCATTATCTGCTGGTTCAGGGCGAGCGGCGGCGGCTGGTGCAATATTGGCCGGGCCAGTTCAGGGAACCGGCCCGGTCGGGGGATTACCGGGAGCATGTGGAGGAGTTCGGCCGGCTTTATACCCAGGCGGTGCGCGCCTGTCTGCGCGTGCGGCCCGGTGGGGGCATCGGCAGCCATCTGAGCGCCGGGTTCGACAGCGCCTCCGTCACGGCCCTGGCCGCCCGGGAACTGTCGGCCCAGGCAAAAGGCCTGACCGCCTTCACGGGCGCCCCGCGCGACGGTTTCACCGGCCCTTACCCCTCCGCCCGTGTGATTGATGAATCCGGGGTCGCCGGCGAGGTGGCCCGCCGTTTCAGCAACATCGAGCATCGCATCATCCACGCGGGTCCGGACGGCCCGCTGCGGGACCTGGAACGGACATTGCCCTATCTGGAGACACCGTTCCTCAATATCTGCAACCTGGGCTGGGCGCGGGTCATCGAAGAGACGGCGGCCCGCAGCGGCATCAAGGTTCTGCTGATCGGTGCCATGGGCAATCTGACAGCCAGTTTCGAGGGCCAGATTCATCTTGCCCGGCTGTTCCGGCAGGGCCGCTGGTGGCAATTGGCCATCCTGGCGCGTGGTCTGACGCGGGAAGGGGCCGGGTGGCGCACGGTGGCCTCGGCGGCCCTTGGCCCCTATCTGCCGGATTGGGTTCGCCGGCTGCGGCACCGGAACAGTCCTGGTGTTTTCGCCCATACGGCCCTGTCCCCGGCCTTCGCGGCTTCCATGGACATGGACGGGCTGGCGGCCGCCCGGGGCTCTTTCCCCCCCAGATTCAGCGACAGCCGGACCGCGCGCCTGTTCATGATACGTCTTGCCGACCCGGGCGTTTACCACCATGCCAGCTTGGCCGAACATGGCATCGATATCCGCGATCCGACCGCCGACCGACGGCTGCTGGATTTCTGCCTGACGATTCCCGAGGGCTTTTTCATCCGGGACGGTCGGCGCGCCTCGCTGTTTCGCGACGCCATGGCGGGTTTGCTGCCCGATACCATGCTGAACCGCCGCATCCGGGGTGTACAGGCGGCGGACTGGTACGAAAAGATGGTGGCCAGCCGTGACGCGATGGCGGCGGAGCTGGAGCGGCTTCGATCATCCCCCATGGCGTCGCGCGTTCTCGATCTCGACCGGCTGTGCCGACTGGTGGCCGATCTGCCCGACCCGGCGACCCCGCCCGAACAGATACCGGCAGAGCGGTTTACAAGCCCGGACGGCGCCATGGCCTATCGTCTGGCCCTGCTGCGTGGCCTGTCCATGGGGCGCTTCATCCGCATGGTGGAAGGCGGCAACGGCTGA
- a CDS encoding antitoxin Xre/MbcA/ParS toxin-binding domain-containing protein produces MSPLFSEPLAERFREANTPYLSPAKVSELFGFRVQELAGRAHVHRNTPTARPQTPQLQQYLQNMVRVLTVATEMTGDEGRAVFLLRNEPLRAFGYKTADTLVQEGRADAVIAYLESLTGGAAG; encoded by the coding sequence ATGAGCCCCCTGTTTTCAGAACCCCTGGCTGAGCGATTCCGCGAAGCGAATACTCCCTATCTCTCGCCCGCCAAGGTGAGTGAGCTTTTCGGCTTCCGCGTCCAGGAACTGGCCGGGCGCGCGCACGTGCATCGCAATACCCCCACCGCACGCCCGCAGACACCGCAGTTGCAGCAATACCTGCAAAACATGGTGCGGGTGCTGACCGTGGCGACCGAGATGACCGGCGACGAGGGGCGTGCGGTTTTCCTCCTCCGCAATGAACCGCTCCGGGCCTTCGGCTACAAGACCGCCGATACCTTGGTCCAAGAGGGCCGCGCCGACGCGGTCATCGCCTACCTGGAATCGCTGACCGGCGGCGCCGCCGGATGA
- a CDS encoding CopG family transcriptional regulator: protein MRDRMNVYFPPAMVREIGELADRRKLSRSAIVEAAVASFLSPDGADRREAAFTRRLDRLSRQVQRLERDLGITAETLALFVRFWLTITPPLPEDAQASAQIKGRRRYENFVETLGRRLQKGQSFLREIPDDITPAPQEPNSEDGAGMSPTDDLGDA, encoded by the coding sequence ATGCGCGACCGGATGAACGTCTATTTCCCGCCGGCGATGGTGCGCGAGATCGGGGAATTGGCCGATCGCCGCAAGCTCTCCCGCTCGGCGATCGTCGAGGCGGCCGTCGCCTCCTTCCTTTCGCCCGACGGCGCCGACCGGCGGGAGGCGGCCTTCACCCGCCGCCTCGACCGCCTATCCCGGCAGGTTCAGCGGCTGGAGCGCGATCTCGGCATCACCGCCGAGACGCTGGCGCTGTTCGTCCGCTTCTGGCTGACCATCACCCCGCCCTTGCCCGAAGACGCCCAGGCCAGCGCCCAGATCAAGGGACGGAGACGCTACGAGAATTTCGTCGAGACCCTAGGGCGACGCCTGCAGAAGGGCCAAAGCTTCCTGCGCGAGATCCCCGACGACATCACCCCGGCACCGCAAGAGCCAAACTCCGAAGACGGAGCCGGCATGTCCCCCACAGACGATCTTGGTGATGCCTGA
- a CDS encoding ATP-binding protein, whose amino-acid sequence MIRYNPCLIVKRLVVKRGTSVLYDEAFHTGVNVIRGDNSSGKSTIMNFIFFGLGGDLERSAWSEHALLSEHVWLEAEFNGNPAVLRRQIDVSSQSAMEIFGGRYEDAVLAPIEAWCRYPYARSKNQESFSQAIFRLLEMPDVAVEGTSSITIHQILRLLYADQLSPTESLFRFEGYDPENLREAVGNLLCGAFDTEIYELQQLKRAKEREFTEVSAELRSIFRVIGGGDESMTLAWIEQRRESLISERDSLSSQLTVAEEAFYSSQSSDKITLQAQKELYKQVQKLQSDIRQKQAEVDAVEFEIADSAAFIKTLHSRLDALRDANLAAEVVGTVRFGTCPACYAEVVEHDHTVDACHLCKAPLDTERAQDRVVGIINELAIQIKQSERLQDIREGRLKAFHEQLNILQITWRQKAKELANLTSRPTSKVREEIGELQRKLGYVDKSIEDIESQVRLANKIGDLTAKKSQLDQDIQALGTRISGLQLSQTDRLRTAKSRIERNIIEILRGDLKRQDSFENPEHVHFSFGKNTITVDDHTYFSASSRVVLKTAFLVGFLKAALYDQPFRHPRFLMIDITEDKGIEQARSHNFQKQVIEISDQAPAEHQIILATAMPWPSIRAELFVGKYSTLQQGTLAFLPRKTDGVG is encoded by the coding sequence ATGATTCGATATAACCCCTGTCTTATCGTTAAACGCCTCGTCGTGAAGCGAGGAACTTCAGTCTTATATGATGAGGCGTTTCATACGGGCGTGAACGTGATCCGGGGCGATAATTCCTCGGGCAAATCTACAATCATGAACTTCATTTTCTTCGGGCTGGGTGGCGATCTGGAGCGCTCAGCCTGGAGTGAGCACGCTCTACTGAGTGAGCATGTATGGCTGGAGGCGGAGTTTAACGGCAATCCGGCGGTTCTTCGTCGCCAAATCGATGTCTCATCACAGTCGGCAATGGAAATTTTTGGCGGCCGCTACGAGGATGCCGTTCTGGCCCCGATTGAGGCTTGGTGCCGTTACCCGTATGCTCGCTCAAAGAATCAGGAGAGTTTCTCCCAAGCAATTTTTAGACTTCTTGAGATGCCGGACGTTGCCGTGGAAGGTACATCCAGCATCACTATCCACCAAATTCTCCGGCTTCTATATGCGGATCAGCTTTCTCCGACCGAAAGCCTTTTCCGATTTGAAGGTTACGACCCAGAGAACCTACGCGAGGCTGTTGGCAACCTTCTGTGTGGAGCGTTTGACACCGAAATTTATGAGCTACAGCAACTGAAGCGCGCTAAAGAGCGCGAATTCACTGAGGTTTCCGCCGAGTTGCGAAGCATTTTCAGGGTCATTGGCGGCGGCGATGAGAGCATGACCCTTGCATGGATCGAGCAGCGCCGAGAAAGTTTGATTAGCGAACGCGATAGCCTTTCATCTCAACTCACAGTCGCTGAGGAGGCATTTTACTCAAGCCAGTCATCCGACAAGATCACGCTTCAGGCTCAAAAAGAACTTTATAAACAAGTGCAGAAGCTGCAGTCGGATATCCGCCAGAAGCAAGCCGAAGTGGACGCCGTCGAGTTCGAGATTGCTGACTCCGCGGCGTTTATCAAAACCTTGCACTCGAGGCTTGATGCGTTGCGCGATGCCAATCTTGCTGCTGAGGTGGTCGGCACAGTGCGGTTTGGAACCTGTCCCGCCTGCTATGCTGAGGTTGTTGAGCATGACCATACGGTTGATGCCTGCCACCTCTGTAAGGCGCCGCTGGACACGGAGCGCGCCCAAGATCGCGTAGTTGGCATCATCAATGAGCTGGCGATACAGATAAAACAGTCCGAGCGCTTGCAAGACATCCGTGAAGGGCGCCTCAAGGCGTTCCATGAACAACTGAACATCCTACAAATAACGTGGCGGCAGAAGGCGAAAGAACTAGCCAATCTGACTTCTCGGCCAACATCAAAAGTCCGAGAAGAGATCGGGGAGCTGCAACGGAAGCTCGGATACGTCGATAAATCAATTGAAGATATCGAGTCACAAGTTAGGCTTGCGAACAAAATCGGTGATCTCACTGCCAAAAAGTCGCAGCTTGATCAAGACATCCAGGCGCTGGGCACTCGCATCAGCGGATTGCAACTCAGCCAGACGGACCGCCTCCGGACGGCAAAGTCCCGCATCGAAAGAAATATTATCGAGATATTACGAGGCGATTTGAAACGTCAGGACTCATTTGAGAATCCTGAACACGTGCATTTTTCGTTCGGAAAAAATACAATCACGGTAGATGATCACACCTATTTCTCGGCCAGCTCTCGCGTTGTTCTTAAGACTGCGTTTCTCGTCGGCTTTCTCAAGGCAGCCCTGTATGATCAGCCGTTTCGTCATCCAAGATTTCTTATGATTGACATAACAGAAGACAAAGGAATCGAGCAAGCGCGAAGCCATAACTTCCAGAAGCAAGTGATTGAGATTTCCGACCAGGCTCCAGCCGAACACCAGATAATTCTCGCAACGGCCATGCCATGGCCAAGCATCAGAGCCGAGCTTTTCGTCGGGAAATATTCCACGCTGCAGCAAGGCACGCTGGCATTCCTTCCGCGCAAGACCGATGGCGTGGGATGA
- the trbB gene encoding P-type conjugative transfer ATPase TrbB, with translation MTVAATRSEAFVRSARMLRTALGPAIAAFLEDPTIVEVMLNPDGRLWVDRLSGGLADSGATLSPADGERIVRLVAHHVGAEVHANSPRVSTELPETGERFEGLLPPVVAAPAFAIRKPAVAVFTFDDYVVAGIMTAEQAAVLRHAVATRRNILVAGGTSTGKTTLTNALLTEVAKTTDRVVLIEDTRELQCRTQNLVALRTKEGIASLSDLVRSSLRLRPDRIPIGEVRGAEALDLLKAWGTGHPGGIGTIHAGTALGALRRLEQLIQEAVITVPKALIAETITVVAVLAGRGRQRRLIELAEIAGLEPASGDYRVIAATLPGEAP, from the coding sequence ATGACCGTTGCCGCCACCCGGTCCGAAGCCTTTGTTCGCAGCGCGCGCATGCTGCGCACGGCGCTGGGGCCGGCCATTGCCGCCTTCCTGGAAGACCCCACCATCGTCGAGGTGATGCTCAACCCCGATGGCCGACTGTGGGTGGATCGGCTGTCGGGCGGGCTCGCGGATAGCGGCGCCACCCTGTCGCCGGCCGATGGCGAACGGATCGTTCGGCTGGTGGCGCATCATGTCGGCGCCGAAGTTCACGCCAACAGCCCTCGCGTTTCCACCGAACTCCCCGAGACCGGCGAGCGCTTCGAGGGCCTGCTTCCGCCCGTCGTGGCGGCCCCGGCTTTCGCCATCCGCAAACCGGCGGTGGCGGTGTTCACCTTCGACGACTACGTCGTCGCCGGCATCATGACGGCGGAGCAGGCGGCTGTGTTGCGCCACGCCGTGGCCACCCGCCGCAATATCCTGGTGGCCGGCGGCACCTCGACCGGCAAGACCACGCTGACCAACGCCCTGCTCACCGAGGTCGCCAAGACCACCGACCGCGTAGTGTTGATCGAGGACACCCGCGAACTGCAATGTCGGACCCAAAACTTGGTGGCATTGCGCACCAAGGAAGGGATCGCCTCGCTTTCCGATCTCGTCCGCTCCTCCCTTCGTCTGCGTCCCGACCGCATCCCCATTGGCGAGGTACGCGGCGCCGAGGCCCTCGATCTGCTCAAGGCCTGGGGCACCGGCCATCCCGGCGGCATCGGCACCATCCATGCCGGCACCGCGCTCGGCGCGCTGCGCCGCCTCGAACAACTCATCCAGGAGGCGGTGATCACCGTGCCCAAAGCCCTGATCGCCGAGACCATCACCGTCGTCGCCGTGTTGGCCGGACGGGGGCGACAGCGCCGCCTTATCGAACTGGCCGAAATCGCCGGCCTTGAGCCCGCCAGCGGTGATTACCGCGTTATCGCCGCCACGTTGCCCGGAGAAGCCCCATGA
- a CDS encoding RES family NAD+ phosphorylase translates to MIVRTLGTELPEAYYRVITPEYAGTPKSGRGAARRGGRFNRPQQEALYLSANDVTALAEYKQDNPWLRPGTICTFFVAGLHVADLSDGFDPAHWPSLWADFTIDWRAEWFDKGIEPPTWYMADDVVSADLDGILFPSQALSGGVNLVIYRSSERPETQLSVYDPDRQLKKITLR, encoded by the coding sequence ATGATTGTCCGGACTCTGGGAACCGAACTGCCCGAGGCCTACTACAGAGTCATCACCCCTGAATATGCCGGCACCCCCAAGTCGGGCAGGGGAGCGGCCCGACGTGGTGGCCGGTTCAACCGCCCCCAACAGGAAGCACTCTATCTGTCGGCCAACGACGTAACCGCACTGGCGGAGTACAAGCAGGACAATCCTTGGCTCCGCCCCGGCACGATCTGTACCTTCTTTGTCGCCGGACTGCACGTAGCCGACCTCAGCGACGGCTTCGACCCGGCGCACTGGCCCAGCCTGTGGGCGGATTTTACCATCGACTGGCGGGCGGAGTGGTTTGACAAGGGGATCGAACCGCCAACTTGGTATATGGCCGACGACGTGGTGAGTGCTGACTTGGACGGCATCCTCTTTCCCTCCCAGGCCTTGTCTGGGGGTGTCAATCTCGTGATCTACCGCAGCTCCGAGCGACCGGAAACGCAATTGAGCGTCTACGACCCGGATAGACAGCTAAAGAAAATCACGCTTCGGTAG
- a CDS encoding relaxase/mobilization nuclease domain-containing protein gives MSKDDNDFHVRPGRIRSGRSPQAKSVLNQVLRAARKAGPSPGKIGGPKHGPGYGRSGFGRGRLSFSRTRLFSPARRVVVKARVVRHQGKSFRSAPLTAHLSYLKREGVSRDGEKGILFDAGSDRADEAAFAERCRDDRHHFRFIVSPEDAGEMTDLKAFTRDLARQMEADLGTKLDWVAVDHWNTDNPHVHLLVRGVDDTGADLVISRDYISHGLRSRAEDLVSIELGPRPEHVLRHALEKEITAERWTRLDVEIRFAADELGYIDLRPDTPGANDPEIRRLMIGRLQHLETMGLASQGRPGEWSVALEAERQLRDLGLRGDIIKTMHRAFTERGEDRGIADYVIDDCSTPIIGRLVDRGLHDELTGEAYAVIDGVDGRAHHVRFHGIEAFEQSPPLGGIVEVRRFGGTDDPRPTLVLAPRSDVDLKAQVTAPGATWLDHRLIEREPMPLSLGGVGADVRAAMAARTEHLIEQGLARRQNQRVIFQRDLLATLQRRELDAVGAEHAGKTGLSYQTAEAGEHVAGLYRQRLMLSSGRFAMIDNGLGFQLVPWSREIEKKLGQQLTGIAKSGGGIEWGIGRKRDLGI, from the coding sequence ATGAGCAAGGATGACAATGACTTTCACGTCCGCCCGGGGCGCATCCGTTCAGGCCGCTCGCCGCAGGCGAAGAGCGTCCTCAACCAAGTACTGCGCGCCGCCCGCAAGGCCGGTCCCAGCCCCGGCAAGATCGGCGGCCCCAAGCATGGCCCTGGGTACGGCCGCTCCGGCTTCGGCCGGGGCCGGCTCAGTTTCAGCCGCACCCGCTTGTTCAGCCCGGCCCGGCGCGTTGTCGTCAAGGCGCGCGTCGTCCGTCACCAGGGCAAGTCCTTTCGCTCGGCGCCGCTCACCGCCCACCTGTCCTATCTGAAACGCGAAGGCGTCAGCCGGGACGGGGAAAAGGGCATCCTGTTCGACGCCGGATCGGACCGCGCCGACGAGGCCGCCTTCGCCGAGCGCTGCCGGGATGACCGCCATCATTTCCGCTTCATCGTTTCCCCCGAGGACGCAGGCGAGATGACCGACCTCAAGGCGTTCACCCGCGACCTCGCCCGGCAAATGGAAGCCGACCTCGGCACCAAGCTGGACTGGGTGGCCGTCGATCACTGGAACACCGACAATCCGCACGTCCATCTGCTGGTGCGCGGGGTCGATGACACCGGGGCCGATCTGGTCATCTCGCGCGACTATATCAGCCACGGCCTGCGCTCGCGGGCCGAGGATCTGGTGTCGATCGAACTCGGGCCGCGCCCCGAGCACGTCCTCCGCCATGCCCTGGAAAAGGAAATCACCGCCGAGCGCTGGACCCGCCTCGACGTCGAGATCCGCTTCGCCGCCGACGAGTTGGGATACATCGACCTGCGGCCCGACACTCCCGGCGCCAACGACCCCGAGATCCGCCGCCTGATGATCGGCCGGCTCCAGCACCTGGAGACGATGGGGCTGGCCAGCCAGGGCCGTCCCGGTGAATGGAGCGTGGCGCTGGAGGCCGAGCGGCAGTTGCGCGACCTCGGCCTGCGCGGCGACATCATCAAGACCATGCACCGCGCTTTCACCGAACGCGGCGAGGATCGCGGTATCGCCGATTACGTCATCGACGATTGTAGCACCCCGATCATCGGCCGCCTCGTCGATCGGGGCCTGCATGACGAGCTGACCGGCGAAGCCTATGCCGTGATCGACGGCGTCGACGGACGCGCCCACCATGTCCGCTTCCACGGGATCGAGGCGTTTGAGCAGTCTCCCCCGCTCGGCGGCATCGTCGAGGTGCGGCGCTTCGGCGGCACAGACGACCCACGCCCGACGCTGGTCCTGGCGCCCCGCTCCGACGTCGACCTCAAGGCGCAGGTCACCGCCCCGGGCGCCACTTGGCTCGATCACCGTCTGATTGAGCGCGAGCCGATGCCGCTCTCCCTGGGGGGGGTCGGCGCCGATGTGCGCGCGGCGATGGCGGCACGCACCGAACATCTGATCGAACAAGGTCTGGCCCGGCGTCAGAATCAGCGTGTCATTTTTCAGCGTGACCTGCTGGCCACGCTGCAGCGGCGCGAATTGGACGCGGTGGGCGCCGAGCATGCCGGCAAGACCGGACTGTCCTACCAGACGGCAGAGGCCGGCGAGCATGTAGCCGGCCTCTACCGCCAGCGCCTGATGCTGTCCTCCGGTCGCTTCGCCATGATCGATAACGGGCTCGGCTTCCAGCTCGTGCCCTGGTCGCGCGAGATCGAGAAGAAGCTCGGCCAGCAGCTCACCGGCATCGCCAAAAGCGGCGGCGGCATCGAATGGGGCATCGGGCGGAAACGCGACCTCGGGATTTAG
- a CDS encoding ABC-three component system protein, whose product MNIATQEATISNQQGAQAGGNIAGRDYNHFEARKSVVEKLLLKLKQQYECNEQTQITIDELARYHTRRTTDGINGLEAKLRASGRLDYYDDAIEKKEMFAKLLERWSLYSSAQQIFVHILARAENEFTQVIYRQIPQRTPEEINALVIDRIVNPIVDECGGELISVNHNIVQGMVYWLAEQCFIKWHHPTVAP is encoded by the coding sequence ATGAACATCGCAACCCAAGAAGCCACGATATCCAACCAGCAAGGCGCCCAAGCAGGGGGCAACATTGCTGGACGCGATTACAACCACTTCGAGGCGAGAAAGAGTGTTGTCGAAAAGCTGCTTCTCAAGCTTAAGCAGCAATATGAGTGCAATGAGCAGACCCAAATCACGATTGACGAACTGGCTCGATACCATACTCGCCGCACCACAGATGGAATCAATGGACTTGAGGCTAAACTAAGGGCAAGTGGGCGCCTGGATTATTATGATGATGCCATCGAGAAGAAGGAGATGTTCGCCAAGCTCCTAGAGCGATGGTCTCTGTATTCATCTGCTCAGCAGATATTTGTTCACATCCTCGCCCGCGCCGAGAACGAATTCACTCAAGTGATTTACCGGCAAATACCCCAGAGGACTCCTGAGGAAATCAACGCGCTCGTGATCGACCGAATTGTAAACCCAATCGTTGATGAGTGCGGCGGAGAACTGATCTCGGTAAACCACAATATCGTTCAAGGAATGGTTTACTGGCTTGCTGAGCAATGCTTTATCAAGTGGCACCATCCTACGGTGGCGCCATGA